A stretch of Streptomyces vietnamensis DNA encodes these proteins:
- a CDS encoding PRC-barrel domain-containing protein, translating to MSEFDIWNYRPSTGYRQGVDLVGYKVEATDGTIGKVDRHTEDVDSSHLVVDVGAWIFGRRVLLPAGTIELIDTAEEKVYVDRTKDQIKDAPDFDEAKYSEEPAYLEQFARYYGQPHM from the coding sequence ATGAGTGAGTTCGACATCTGGAACTACCGCCCGAGCACCGGGTACCGGCAGGGGGTCGATCTCGTCGGCTACAAGGTCGAGGCCACGGACGGCACCATCGGGAAGGTCGACCGGCACACCGAGGACGTCGACTCGTCCCATCTGGTCGTCGACGTCGGCGCCTGGATCTTCGGCCGGCGCGTGCTCCTTCCGGCCGGGACCATCGAGCTGATCGACACCGCCGAGGAGAAGGTGTACGTCGACCGCACGAAGGACCAGATCAAGGACGCCCCGGACTTCGACGAGGCGAAGTACTCCGAGGAGCCCGCCTACCTGGAGCAGTTCGCCCGGTACTACGGTCAGCCGCACATGTGA